The Pseudobdellovibrionaceae bacterium genomic interval TGTTCTGCTCTGTTGCCTTTGCATCTAAATTTAACAATTCAAAATAATCTTTATTTTTATTAGCATTAGTAATAGTTAATAACTCTTTTTTACTTAGTTGTTTAACATCAGACAAAGCCAACACATTTAAAAGTAAAAATAAATAAACCGATTTTAAGCCTTCTTCTGTATTCATTAGTTCTAACTTTTCTAATTGAACACAAGTAGAAGATAATTCTGCTTTTAATTGAGAAAAATGATTTAAAAGTTCTTTATTAGCAATAGAGACAGGAAGCTGTTCTTCTCTTAAAATAACATAGTAAGACTTAAATCGTTTGAAAAAAGTATTTAAACACTTTTCTGTTAAATTATTAGAAACTCGTATTAAAACACGCTGCCATTCCTCGATAGAAAAATGACCCACTAAAGCAAAATCAGGCTTCTCTTCATCAACCCATTCGCAGCTTACTGGTTGATCATCAAATAAAGTTAAAAGTCTTAGTGCAATTTGTAAATTAACTGCTTTAAAAATTTCTATCTCTGTAATTAAAGAATTTTTTAATAAAAAAGACCCAATGTTTTGCTTAGTATTTTGTGCTTCCAAACAATGCATTTCTATATCTTCATATTTTAATTGTGTTATTTTTGCCAGTAAAGCACCCAAGGTATTATTATCCTGCATCTTTACAAAAACAATATTACCTTCCTTATAATGAATAACTATTTCTTCGTCTTCTTTTCTTATTTTTAAAAAACCATTGGCTTTAATATGAAAAAAACTTGTTAAATGTTCTGGTAAATTATTAGCCACACATTTCATAGGTCGCTTTAAATTTTGGATAAATTGAGAATCTGTATAATTACTTCCAATTAAAGCTTGCTCTAAACAACTTAACTCCGACACTTTAGCTTTTTGTTTTGTTTCAGATATTTTATTTTTTTGGTGTTGCTCAATAACTAAAAACAAGTCGGCAATGGCAAAAGGTTTAGAAAATACTTTTAAAATTAATGGATGGTAAAGCAAACTGGCTTGAAACTCTAGGTCTGTAAAAACCCCCGACATATAAATTACTGGTATTGCTAAACTACCTTTTTGCAATAAAGCAGAAACCCAATCTGCACCATTTCCACTGGGCATAAATAAATCTACAATTAATAAATCTGGGCAAAAAGTTTGTAACTTATCTTCTGCGTCAAAAGTACTAGTGCACGCCATAGAATCATAACCGTAATCTTGCAAACTTTTTGACACAGAATCTGCAAATACTGCATCGTCATCTAAGACTAAAATTTTATACTTTTTAGGCATAAAATAATATCGGAAAAAGCCTTGAAAAACTAAATTTTTTAGACTAACCTTAAGTCTAAAAAGGGAGAAAATATGCCTACAAAAAAGACCACAGATCAAAACTTTCAAACCGATATTTTAGAAAGCAAGGGGCTTGTTTTAGTAGACTTTTGGGCAGAGTGGTGTGGACCTTGTAGAGCATTAGGACCTAAGTTAGAAGAAATTTCAGATGAGCAATCCGATGCAATCAATATTTATAAAATCAACATTGATGAAAATGCAAAAACCCCCTCTACTTATAATGTTAAAGGTATTCCAACTATGATCTTATTTAAAAATGGCCAAGTTATGGATCAATTAGTAGGAAATCAGGATAAAGAAAGTATTTTAAATAAAATAAAAGAACACCAAAGCTAAAAAGAACTTATAAATCAAGCTCTTCTTCTTCTTCTGATTCGTTATTTTCTAAATCGTTTTCTAAATCGTCTTCTAATTCGTTACCGTTTAAGTCGCCTTCTAATTGTTTGTCTTGCGCAGCTTCGCCT includes:
- a CDS encoding DnaJ domain-containing protein — protein: MPKKYKILVLDDDAVFADSVSKSLQDYGYDSMACTSTFDAEDKLQTFCPDLLIVDLFMPSGNGADWVSALLQKGSLAIPVIYMSGVFTDLEFQASLLYHPLILKVFSKPFAIADLFLVIEQHQKNKISETKQKAKVSELSCLEQALIGSNYTDSQFIQNLKRPMKCVANNLPEHLTSFFHIKANGFLKIRKEDEEIVIHYKEGNIVFVKMQDNNTLGALLAKITQLKYEDIEMHCLEAQNTKQNIGSFLLKNSLITEIEIFKAVNLQIALRLLTLFDDQPVSCEWVDEEKPDFALVGHFSIEEWQRVLIRVSNNLTEKCLNTFFKRFKSYYVILREEQLPVSIANKELLNHFSQLKAELSSTCVQLEKLELMNTEEGLKSVYLFLLLNVLALSDVKQLSKKELLTITNANKNKDYFELLNLDAKATEQNIKQAYRHLSKKFHPDNAAFFSSEEERGLYEEIFNSISEAYSTLSKEEMRVSYQSVLEQEQFENQFKQQLIEDEIIEQLKSCDLTNLLEKINNSYIIYAKKQVFLLWALVIAYTQEGSVEKRKVIKKKMKVYLKNVPDTITNFNHIIYLSKALCYEVLHNLEEAKYYFSKVESVASINIQDNLKNIKMLLLDRKKKNVRKRDWQLGLLVFALLVGVFSYKISKDDINLLVVDIESPASSPKVTKKKKRGLSSVDKKIQIASYFSNLEGFYLDSLEEAKGYKLVSLKNYQLISKEEKVNKLNILIYKQIALRKGPVTEKNFLKKQNKKQIKGINNFLESQISIEKISPTVWSGYTGGPQKKSLLVQYVKQHNTFLYFIGESENILQLKDNIEKSLSRL
- the trxA gene encoding thioredoxin, giving the protein MPTKKTTDQNFQTDILESKGLVLVDFWAEWCGPCRALGPKLEEISDEQSDAINIYKINIDENAKTPSTYNVKGIPTMILFKNGQVMDQLVGNQDKESILNKIKEHQS